From Hylaeus volcanicus isolate JK05 chromosome 2, UHH_iyHylVolc1.0_haploid, whole genome shotgun sequence, the proteins below share one genomic window:
- the LOC128872732 gene encoding E3 ubiquitin-protein ligase FANCL, translated as MVVDEYEIIVQSYPEMILISESPVTWQGFLTVSCRSNSGRNTRVKLKLIVPNYPSLHDADINFGKEITLIRNIEFSQKVKNLMENITKVSSFLRQLQSLISSFMNIARIEDDTYEVTDNEAVEVMQELKDALKAPPGVKLLSDSNLNTIQLSLKNVSLKLQRTKHRPNPWKVIYSDLPEISAFGPFERNLSTLIIAKNKFKLQVEILENTWSNLRLIDEKCWVLDPLKPTFSHLYRRIYLTPSLSMFIQVDPLNPMDLPEIKFMGTDIEIKLQMDLLSKNIHYWSPKRNIVDNLMMLLHIDTFPPKKEKVCIEDKNAIVTDEECCICFSMKLDDETLPDKICSNPQCRRHFHTPCLLQWLQAVASNHIVFGHIHGACPHCQESISCCINS; from the exons ATGGTCGTTGATGAATACGAAATTATCGTGCAAAGTTATCCAGAAATGATACTAATTTCTGAATCTCCAGTTACATGGCAAGGTTTTTTAACAGTTTCGTGTCGATCTAATTCAGGACGAAATACTcgagtaaaattgaaactaatcgTACCGAATTATCCATCGTTACACGATGCAGACATTAATTTTGGTAAAGAAATCACACTCATACGTAACATAGAGTTTAGTCAGAAGGTGAAAAATTTGATGGAAAACATAACAAAAGTGTCTTCATTTTTAAGGCAATTACAATCACTTATA agtAGTTTTATGAACATTGCTCGCATTGAAGATGACACATATGAAGTAACAGATAATGAAGCAGTGGAAGTAATGCAAGAATTAAAAGATGCGCTTAAGGCTCCACCA GgggttaaattattatctgatagcaatttaaatacaattcaattatcattgaaaaatgtgtctttaaaattacaaagaacAAAGCATAGACCAAATCCCTGGAAAGTTATCTATTCAGATTTGCCTGAAATATCTGCCTTTGGACCCTTTGAAAGGAATTTGTCAACATTAATTATTGCAAAGAATAAATTCAAGTTACAAGTGGAGATACTTGAAAATACTTGGTCAAATCTGAGACTGATCGATGA AAAGTGTTGGGTGTTGGATCCACTAAAACCAACATTTTCCCATCTTTATCGCCGAATTTACTTAACACCATCTTTATCAATGTTTATTCAAGTGGATCCCTTGAATCCTATGGACTTgccagaaattaaatttatgggTACCGacatcgaaattaaattgcaaatggACCTTCTTTCAaagaatatacat TATTGGAGTCCAAAACGTAATATAGTAGACAATCTAATGATGTTGTTACATATAGATACATTTCccccaaaaaaagaaaaagtatgcATAGAAGATAAAAATGCTATTGTGACTGATGAAGAATGTTGTATTTGTTTCTCTATGAAATTAGACGATGAAACTCTACCTGACAAAATATGCAGTAATCCACAATGTAGGAGACATTTTCATACACCTTGTCTATTACAA TGGTTGCAAGCTGTTGCTAGTAATCATATTGTGTTCGGTCACATTCATGGTGCTTGTCCACACTGTCAAGAAAGTATATCGTGTTGCATTAactcgtga
- the LOC128884966 gene encoding uncharacterized protein LOC128884966, which translates to MAHRASLGILQANLNHCRRAQDLMVYCLAEWPVGLAVASEPYRVPDHPHWIGDEEGLEAVWYHRHSATVPPCTVVERGRGMVLVKWGRFLLPGCYNSPNCSAAELERFLDRLGAMLVPYMAGPVLVLGDLNARSTAWGNPGTSSRGGALQDWAEGMELRLLNRGSVPTCVRRNGWSIVNVSFASAAASCCVSNWRVWDGETLSDHCYVLMDVAVVSDPPADTPLRRGIPSASRCTLKRLGEDLLRAVIIGSAWPLARERGAEEGVVWIQDTLQMRVGTRPESDHSVVGRIPDHGGGVVQGHTGTPG; encoded by the coding sequence ATGGCGCACAGGGCTTCCCTCGGGATATTGCAGGCCAACCTGAATCACTGCCGCCGGGCGCAGGACCTCATGGTCTACTGCCTGGCGGAGTGGCCGGTGGGCCTAGCGGTGGCCTCAGAGCCCTACCGAGTCCCCGACCATCCACACTGGATCGGGGACGAGGAGGGCCTCGAGGCGGTGTGGTACCATCGCCACTCGGCGACTGTTCCCCCCTGTACTGTGGTCGAACGGGGCAGGGGGATGGTTTTGGTGAAATGGGGAAGGTTCCTACTCCCTGGATGCTACAATTCACCCAATTGTAGTGCTGCCGAACTCGAGAGGTTTTTGGACCGGCTGGGGGCTATGTTAGTCCCCTACATGGCCGGTCCGGTGCTGGTTCTCGGGGACCTCAATGCGAGGTCCACCGCGTGGGGTAACCCGGGGACCAGCTCCCGAGGCGGAGCGCTACAGGATTGGGCGGAGGGGATGGAGCTCCGGTTATTAAACCGGGGCTCCGTACCAACGTGCGTGAGGAGGAACGGCTGGTCCATCGTGAACGTATCGTTTGCGTCAGCCGCCGCCTCTTGCTGTGTGTCCAACTGGCGGGTCTGGGATGGTGAAACTTTGTCGGACCACTGCTATGTCCTTATGGACGTGGCAGTGGTCTCGGACCCGCCAGCGGACACCCCCCTCCGACGTGGCATCCCTTCAGCGTCAAGATGCACGCTGAAGCGACTAGGCGAGGATTTGCTGAGGGCCGTGATTATCGGCTCCGCCTGGCCTCTGGCCAGGGAGCGCGGGGCAGAAGAGGGGGTTGTGTGGATCCAGGACACGTTGCAAATGAGGGTTGGGACGCGCCCCGAGTCCGACCATTCAGTGGTCGGACGAATTCCGGATCACGGAGGTGGAGTTGTCCAAGGCCATACGGGGACTCCGGGCTAA
- the LOC128872730 gene encoding glucose-6-phosphate exchanger SLC37A2 isoform X1: MTNILRDEPWGLQVLECAIFKCCPHGRVNRIAWHQGGVLALTYLAYTCYHMTRKPISVVKNVLSLNCSSLSPPDNIVINSTNRDTWCDWAPFDTAEAPALLGMLDSAFLFAYAAAMFLSGFIAERVNLRYFLTFGMLASGISCYLFGIAKPYNIHSLWYFVLVQAAGGIFQTSGWPGVVTVVGNWFGKGKRGLIFGIWNSHTSLGNILGTLLAAEFVESDWGLSFMVPGATMGLTGFMIFLFLAPNPMDIGCIPSIPPRYRKFDANNTSDEDNDVDDYENCNNDIEDRLIYRCVYREQVDVEDVACLRSETSPILGRHRRVQEHHTGNAIGFIGAMGIPGVIEYSLSLFFAKLVSYTFLYWLPLYIAASTTYSATLSADVSILFDVGGIAGAIAAGILSDYNGMSALTCALMLGFAVPALFLYDYIGSSGLGINIMLLLISGLLVNGPYALITTVVSAELGTHPSLGNSSRALATVTAIIDGTGSIGAAIGPLLAGLVSRWAGWHNVFYMLMIADMLALLFLSRLVYRDIQVYRQRWRVV; the protein is encoded by the exons ATGACTAACATATTAAGAGACGAACCATGGGGACTGCAAGTATTAGAATGTGCGATTTTCAAATGCTGTCCACATGGGCGTGTCAATCGAATTGCATGGCATCAAGGTGGAGTCTTGGCTCTTACATATTTGGCATATACCTGTTACCATATGACCCGGAAACCAATATCTGTTGTAAAAAATGTGTTGAGTCTGAATTGTAGTAGTCTATCACCACCagataatattgtaattaatagcACAAACAGAGATACATGGTGCGATTGGGCTCCATTTG ataCTGCAGAGGCACCAGCATTGCTTGGCATGTTAGACTCagcatttttgtttgcatatGCAGCAGCTATGTTCCTCAG TGGTTTCATAGCAGAAAGGGTAAACCTACgttattttcttacatttgGTATGCTTGCATCAGGTATATCTTGTTACCTTTTTGGTATTGCTAAGCCGTACAATATCCACAGTTTGTGGTATTTTGTTCTAGTTCAG GCAGCAGGtggtatttttcaaacgtcaGGATGGCCAGGCGTAGTTACGGTTGTTGGAAATTGGTTTGGAAAAGGAAAGCGaggtttaatttttggaatatGGAACTCTCATACATCGTTAGGAAATATTCTGGGCACTTTACTAGCTGCTGAGTTTGTGGAGTCCGATTGGGGTTTAAGTTTTATGGTACCTGGAGCTACAATGGGTTTGACAGGATTCatgatatttctatttctagcACCCAATCCTATGGATATAGGATGTATTCCATCTATTCCTCCTAGATATAGAAAATTCGATGCTAACAACACTTCAGATGAAGATAATGATGTAGATgattatgaaaattgtaataatgatATTGAAGAC CGTCTCATCTATCGATGTGTCTACCGTGAACAGGTCGATGTTGAA GATGTGGCATGTTTACGATCTGAAACTAGTCCAATATTAGGAAGGCATAGGCGTGTACAAGAACATCATACAGGAAATGCAATTGGATTTATAGGGGCTATGGGTATACCTGGAGTCATAGAATATTCTCTTTCCTTATTCTTTGCAAAGCTTGTAAGCTATACATTCTTATACTGGTTACCATTGTACATTGCAGCATCAA cCACTTATAGTGCAACGTTAAGTGCAGATgtttcgattttattcgaTGTTGGTGGTATCGCTGGTGCAATAGCAGCTGGTATTCTATCTGATTATAATGGTATGAGTGCATTAACATGTGCACTTATGCTTGGATTTGCAGTTCCTGCA ttATTTCTATATGATTACATTGGAAGTTCTGGCTTAGGCATCAACATAATGTTACTACTAATATCAGGACTATTAGTTAATGGACCTTATGCCTTGATAACAACTGTCGTGTCTGCTGAACTTGGAACTCATCCTAGTTTAGGAAACAGTTCTAGGGCTCTAGCTACGGTTACTGCTATCATTGATGGAACAGGTAGTATTGGTGCTGCCATTGGTCCATTATTAGCAGGTTTAGTATCGCGTTGGGCTGGTTGGCATAATGTGTTTTACATGCTTATGATTGCAGACATGCTGGCTTTATTG ttTTTATCAAGATTAGTTTACAGAGATATACAAGTGTATAGACAACGATGGAGagttgtttaa
- the LOC128872730 gene encoding glucose-6-phosphate exchanger SLC37A2 isoform X3 translates to MQQLCSSGDPLNGFIAERVNLRYFLTFGMLASGISCYLFGIAKPYNIHSLWYFVLVQAAGGIFQTSGWPGVVTVVGNWFGKGKRGLIFGIWNSHTSLGNILGTLLAAEFVESDWGLSFMVPGATMGLTGFMIFLFLAPNPMDIGCIPSIPPRYRKFDANNTSDEDNDVDDYENCNNDIEDRLIYRCVYREQVDVEDVACLRSETSPILGRHRRVQEHHTGNAIGFIGAMGIPGVIEYSLSLFFAKLVSYTFLYWLPLYIAASTTYSATLSADVSILFDVGGIAGAIAAGILSDYNGMSALTCALMLGFAVPALFLYDYIGSSGLGINIMLLLISGLLVNGPYALITTVVSAELGTHPSLGNSSRALATVTAIIDGTGSIGAAIGPLLAGLVSRWAGWHNVFYMLMIADMLALLFLSRLVYRDIQVYRQRWRVV, encoded by the exons atGCAGCAGCTATGTTCCTCAGGTGACCCATTAAA TGGTTTCATAGCAGAAAGGGTAAACCTACgttattttcttacatttgGTATGCTTGCATCAGGTATATCTTGTTACCTTTTTGGTATTGCTAAGCCGTACAATATCCACAGTTTGTGGTATTTTGTTCTAGTTCAG GCAGCAGGtggtatttttcaaacgtcaGGATGGCCAGGCGTAGTTACGGTTGTTGGAAATTGGTTTGGAAAAGGAAAGCGaggtttaatttttggaatatGGAACTCTCATACATCGTTAGGAAATATTCTGGGCACTTTACTAGCTGCTGAGTTTGTGGAGTCCGATTGGGGTTTAAGTTTTATGGTACCTGGAGCTACAATGGGTTTGACAGGATTCatgatatttctatttctagcACCCAATCCTATGGATATAGGATGTATTCCATCTATTCCTCCTAGATATAGAAAATTCGATGCTAACAACACTTCAGATGAAGATAATGATGTAGATgattatgaaaattgtaataatgatATTGAAGAC CGTCTCATCTATCGATGTGTCTACCGTGAACAGGTCGATGTTGAA GATGTGGCATGTTTACGATCTGAAACTAGTCCAATATTAGGAAGGCATAGGCGTGTACAAGAACATCATACAGGAAATGCAATTGGATTTATAGGGGCTATGGGTATACCTGGAGTCATAGAATATTCTCTTTCCTTATTCTTTGCAAAGCTTGTAAGCTATACATTCTTATACTGGTTACCATTGTACATTGCAGCATCAA cCACTTATAGTGCAACGTTAAGTGCAGATgtttcgattttattcgaTGTTGGTGGTATCGCTGGTGCAATAGCAGCTGGTATTCTATCTGATTATAATGGTATGAGTGCATTAACATGTGCACTTATGCTTGGATTTGCAGTTCCTGCA ttATTTCTATATGATTACATTGGAAGTTCTGGCTTAGGCATCAACATAATGTTACTACTAATATCAGGACTATTAGTTAATGGACCTTATGCCTTGATAACAACTGTCGTGTCTGCTGAACTTGGAACTCATCCTAGTTTAGGAAACAGTTCTAGGGCTCTAGCTACGGTTACTGCTATCATTGATGGAACAGGTAGTATTGGTGCTGCCATTGGTCCATTATTAGCAGGTTTAGTATCGCGTTGGGCTGGTTGGCATAATGTGTTTTACATGCTTATGATTGCAGACATGCTGGCTTTATTG ttTTTATCAAGATTAGTTTACAGAGATATACAAGTGTATAGACAACGATGGAGagttgtttaa
- the LOC128872740 gene encoding gamma-secretase subunit pen-2, with translation MDLSKIPNDKKLYLCKWYFRAGFIFLPFLWAVNAVWFAKEAFIVPHYEEQKQIKRYVIFSAIGAVLWLAGLLAWIITFQIQRASWGEFADSISYIIPMGIP, from the exons ATGGACTTATCGAAGATTCCGAatgacaaaaaattatatctttgTAAATGGTATTTTCGTG CTGGGTTTATTTTTCTACCGTTTCTTTGGGCTGTAAATGCAGTTTGGTTTGCAAAAGAAGCTTTTATCGTACCACATTATgaagaacaaaaacaaatcaaaagat atGTGATATTCTCTGCAATAGGAGCAGTTTTATGGTTGGCTGGTCTTTTAGCATGgattattacatttcaaatacAAAGAGCATCATGGGGTGAATTTGCAGATTCTATTAGTTACATAATTCCTATGGGTATTCCATAA
- the LOC128872730 gene encoding glucose-6-phosphate exchanger SLC37A2 isoform X2: MTNILRDEPWGLQVLECAIFKCCPHGRVNRIAWHQGGVLALTYLAYTCYHMTRKPISVVKNVLSLNCSSLSPPDNIVINSTNRDTWCDWAPFDTAEAPALLGMLDSAFLFAYAAAMFLSGFIAERVNLRYFLTFGMLASGISCYLFGIAKPYNIHSLWYFVLVQAAGGIFQTSGWPGVVTVVGNWFGKGKRGLIFGIWNSHTSLGNILGTLLAAEFVESDWGLSFMVPGATMGLTGFMIFLFLAPNPMDIGCIPSIPPRYRKFDANNTSDEDNDVDDYENCNNDIEDDVACLRSETSPILGRHRRVQEHHTGNAIGFIGAMGIPGVIEYSLSLFFAKLVSYTFLYWLPLYIAASTTYSATLSADVSILFDVGGIAGAIAAGILSDYNGMSALTCALMLGFAVPALFLYDYIGSSGLGINIMLLLISGLLVNGPYALITTVVSAELGTHPSLGNSSRALATVTAIIDGTGSIGAAIGPLLAGLVSRWAGWHNVFYMLMIADMLALLFLSRLVYRDIQVYRQRWRVV, encoded by the exons ATGACTAACATATTAAGAGACGAACCATGGGGACTGCAAGTATTAGAATGTGCGATTTTCAAATGCTGTCCACATGGGCGTGTCAATCGAATTGCATGGCATCAAGGTGGAGTCTTGGCTCTTACATATTTGGCATATACCTGTTACCATATGACCCGGAAACCAATATCTGTTGTAAAAAATGTGTTGAGTCTGAATTGTAGTAGTCTATCACCACCagataatattgtaattaatagcACAAACAGAGATACATGGTGCGATTGGGCTCCATTTG ataCTGCAGAGGCACCAGCATTGCTTGGCATGTTAGACTCagcatttttgtttgcatatGCAGCAGCTATGTTCCTCAG TGGTTTCATAGCAGAAAGGGTAAACCTACgttattttcttacatttgGTATGCTTGCATCAGGTATATCTTGTTACCTTTTTGGTATTGCTAAGCCGTACAATATCCACAGTTTGTGGTATTTTGTTCTAGTTCAG GCAGCAGGtggtatttttcaaacgtcaGGATGGCCAGGCGTAGTTACGGTTGTTGGAAATTGGTTTGGAAAAGGAAAGCGaggtttaatttttggaatatGGAACTCTCATACATCGTTAGGAAATATTCTGGGCACTTTACTAGCTGCTGAGTTTGTGGAGTCCGATTGGGGTTTAAGTTTTATGGTACCTGGAGCTACAATGGGTTTGACAGGATTCatgatatttctatttctagcACCCAATCCTATGGATATAGGATGTATTCCATCTATTCCTCCTAGATATAGAAAATTCGATGCTAACAACACTTCAGATGAAGATAATGATGTAGATgattatgaaaattgtaataatgatATTGAAGAC GATGTGGCATGTTTACGATCTGAAACTAGTCCAATATTAGGAAGGCATAGGCGTGTACAAGAACATCATACAGGAAATGCAATTGGATTTATAGGGGCTATGGGTATACCTGGAGTCATAGAATATTCTCTTTCCTTATTCTTTGCAAAGCTTGTAAGCTATACATTCTTATACTGGTTACCATTGTACATTGCAGCATCAA cCACTTATAGTGCAACGTTAAGTGCAGATgtttcgattttattcgaTGTTGGTGGTATCGCTGGTGCAATAGCAGCTGGTATTCTATCTGATTATAATGGTATGAGTGCATTAACATGTGCACTTATGCTTGGATTTGCAGTTCCTGCA ttATTTCTATATGATTACATTGGAAGTTCTGGCTTAGGCATCAACATAATGTTACTACTAATATCAGGACTATTAGTTAATGGACCTTATGCCTTGATAACAACTGTCGTGTCTGCTGAACTTGGAACTCATCCTAGTTTAGGAAACAGTTCTAGGGCTCTAGCTACGGTTACTGCTATCATTGATGGAACAGGTAGTATTGGTGCTGCCATTGGTCCATTATTAGCAGGTTTAGTATCGCGTTGGGCTGGTTGGCATAATGTGTTTTACATGCTTATGATTGCAGACATGCTGGCTTTATTG ttTTTATCAAGATTAGTTTACAGAGATATACAAGTGTATAGACAACGATGGAGagttgtttaa
- the LOC128872734 gene encoding NADH-cytochrome b5 reductase-like: MNSDNSNDSETSQPVTPSNDDCCHNACDPCIFDIHRKLLEQYERKKKLNIKVQNRNNLLCSFLYKNFVVINKTVVSECYILLCLKYQEHKSRNDASLLINPGQHVMLHLKDATKPLTPISWTDDSIQFLIKLYHNGKFNTYLKNIKLGDEIRIRGPYGNFKYKSNSFQNIIMFSMGSGITAVYPIAKSIVDNELEETKIHLIGGFQNILQIPLKKELQDLSDYWNFKCTLYISQLRNNAYNLHGINIKSGRLNNLTISKMLEDNINNTTLILICGTNEFNRSVEQWTRCMNHTYIHVFE; the protein is encoded by the exons ATGAATAGTGATAACTCCAATGATAGCGAAACTAGTCAGCCAGTAACACCTTCAAATGACGATTGTTGTCATAATGCATGTGATCCTTGTATTTTTGATATACACAGAAAGTTACTTGAACAatatgaaaggaaaaaaaaactaaatataaaagtacaaaatagaaataatttactgtgctcatttttatacaaaaactttgtagttattaataaaacggtAGTTTCCGAATGTTACATTCTactttgtttgaaatatcaag AACACAAATCAAGAAATGATGcaagtttattaattaatccagGACAACATGTTATGTTACATTTAAAGGATGCAACCAAACCATTAACTCCAATTTCTTGGACAGATGACAGCattcagtttttaattaaactttaccACAACGGAAAATTTAATAcgtatttaaagaatataaaattaggtGATGAAATTCGTATCAGAGGACCATAtgggaattttaaatataaaagtaacag TTTTCAGAACATAATTATGTTTAGTATGGGTTCTGGAATAACAGCAGTTTATCCTATAGCAAAGTCAATTGTAGATAATGAACTCGAAGAAACCAAGATTCATCTTATTGGAGGATTTCAGAATATATTACAGATACCTTTGAAAAAGGAATTACAAGACTTATCAGattattggaattttaaatgtacattatatatatcACAATTACGCA aTAATGCTTATAATCTTCATggcataaatataaaatccgGTCGATTAAATAATCTAACAATCTCTAAAATGCTTGAAGATAATATCAATAATACAACATTAATCTTAATATGTGGTACTAATGAATTTAATAGGTCTGTTGAACAGTGGACAAGATGCATGaatcatacatatatacatgtgtttgaataa